One part of the Alistipes onderdonkii genome encodes these proteins:
- a CDS encoding efflux RND transporter permease subunit has product MLRKLLDRPIAVTMIAVVLLILGIVSSRLLPVSLVPDVDAPYITVQIPAQGLSARQLDETVITPLRQQLIQLSQLTDLRSEAREGNGIIRLTFEQGSDIDYLFIEVNEKIDRSTTSLPRDVERPKVIKASVTDIPAFYINLTVRGDQPTGHRDERHPVSDRFAALSRFASQVITKRIEQLPEVAMVDLSGTVAPELLVIPDEAKLRQAGITMAAVEGALRRANVTLGSLVIRDGEYQYNVKFQSAINGRKDIEDIFLKINGRLFRLKELATIVEHPRKRQGMVFSDGRNTVSLAVVKQADARMSKLKDELDKQLRQFRYDYPDVEFTVTRDQTELLDYSISNLINNIITGALLACVIIFFFMRDMKSPMLVILTIPVTLIISILVFYLLHISINIISLSGLVLGIGMMVDNSIIVIDNITARWIRGEQLAGAVTQGTKEVMVPMLSSVLTTCAVFVPLIFLNGMAGALFYDQAMAVAITLFVAYGVSVTLLPVYYRWWYSRQQAFRPTPWLAFFSFDRVIDGYDAILKWFFRRRGLMWGIYAISILGLALLFRSIDKERLPAMTYSDMLVRIDWNDRISAEENARRTENLVASLGDRILQSTVMAGVQQFVLSHTEENGVAEATVYLKCHEPDDVAPVQDAIRGYLAENAPVARCSFGVSGNVFDMIFAEREAVLTARLRSTTGHSADPEQLQQLLDRIQDTLPGQEIPPVAMQEDILYIAQPEQMALYGVTYNDLIATLRNALNENTLFTVTTGDESLPVVIGNDLRSLDDLLGNTFIRTTEAEIPVGILMRQTMTRDLKHVVAGAEGNYYPLDLAPRAKDVPAVIGAIRGCVAEDEHFEVSFSGSYFSNRGMVGQLIGVLAVALLLLFFILAAQFESLVQPWIILSEIVIDLFGALVVLWVFGQTLNLMSMIGLIVVCGIVINDSILKIDTINTLRREGMALKHAIMEAGRRRLKAIVMTSLTTILAVAPFLSHGDMGSDLQLPMSLTIISGMIVGTLVSVFFIPLAYYEIYRPRR; this is encoded by the coding sequence ATGTTACGCAAACTTCTCGACCGGCCTATCGCCGTGACGATGATCGCCGTCGTCCTGCTCATCCTGGGCATTGTCAGCAGCCGCCTGCTGCCTGTGTCGCTCGTGCCGGACGTCGACGCGCCGTATATCACGGTGCAGATCCCCGCACAGGGGCTTTCGGCCCGGCAGCTGGATGAAACCGTCATCACCCCGCTGCGGCAACAACTCATCCAGTTGTCGCAGTTGACCGACCTGCGCAGCGAGGCCCGCGAAGGAAACGGCATTATCCGCCTGACCTTCGAACAGGGCTCGGACATCGACTACCTGTTCATCGAAGTGAACGAGAAGATCGACCGTTCGACGACCTCCCTGCCCCGCGACGTGGAGCGCCCGAAGGTAATCAAGGCGAGCGTCACCGACATCCCGGCCTTCTATATCAACCTCACCGTACGGGGGGATCAACCGACCGGGCACCGGGACGAACGGCATCCCGTATCCGACCGGTTCGCGGCGCTGAGCCGTTTTGCCTCGCAGGTCATCACCAAACGCATCGAGCAGTTGCCCGAGGTAGCCATGGTCGACCTGAGCGGCACCGTTGCCCCGGAACTGCTGGTTATCCCCGACGAGGCGAAACTCCGCCAGGCGGGCATCACCATGGCCGCCGTCGAGGGGGCGCTGCGCCGGGCGAACGTAACGCTGGGGAGCCTTGTCATCCGGGACGGGGAATACCAGTACAACGTGAAATTCCAGTCGGCGATAAACGGCCGGAAGGATATAGAGGATATTTTTCTGAAAATCAACGGCCGGTTGTTCCGCCTCAAAGAACTGGCCACGATCGTCGAGCACCCCCGCAAACGGCAGGGCATGGTATTTTCGGACGGCCGCAACACCGTGTCGCTGGCGGTCGTCAAGCAGGCGGATGCCCGCATGTCGAAGCTCAAGGACGAGCTCGACAAGCAACTCCGGCAGTTCCGCTACGACTATCCGGACGTGGAGTTCACCGTCACGCGCGACCAGACCGAACTGCTCGACTATTCGATTTCGAACCTGATAAACAACATCATCACGGGGGCATTGCTGGCCTGCGTCATCATCTTCTTTTTCATGCGCGACATGAAGTCGCCGATGCTGGTGATCCTGACCATTCCCGTGACGCTGATCATCTCGATCCTGGTTTTCTACCTGTTGCATATCTCGATCAACATCATCTCCCTGTCGGGACTGGTGCTGGGCATCGGTATGATGGTCGACAATTCGATCATCGTCATCGACAACATCACAGCCCGCTGGATACGCGGGGAGCAGCTGGCCGGGGCCGTCACGCAGGGCACCAAGGAAGTCATGGTTCCTATGCTGTCGTCCGTGCTGACGACCTGCGCGGTATTCGTCCCGCTGATCTTCCTCAACGGCATGGCCGGGGCGCTCTTCTACGACCAGGCCATGGCCGTAGCCATCACGCTGTTCGTCGCCTACGGGGTCTCCGTCACGTTACTGCCGGTTTATTACCGCTGGTGGTACAGCCGGCAGCAGGCTTTCCGGCCTACGCCGTGGCTCGCGTTCTTCTCCTTCGACCGGGTCATCGACGGGTACGACGCCATCCTGAAATGGTTTTTCCGCCGCCGCGGGCTGATGTGGGGTATTTATGCGATCTCGATACTGGGGCTTGCACTCCTCTTCCGGAGCATCGACAAGGAGCGGCTGCCGGCGATGACCTACAGCGACATGTTAGTCCGCATCGACTGGAACGACCGCATCTCGGCCGAAGAGAATGCACGCAGGACGGAAAACCTCGTCGCCTCGCTGGGTGACCGCATTCTCCAATCCACGGTCATGGCGGGCGTCCAGCAGTTTGTCCTTTCGCACACCGAGGAGAACGGAGTGGCCGAGGCGACGGTCTACCTCAAGTGCCATGAACCGGACGACGTGGCACCCGTTCAGGATGCCATCCGCGGCTATCTGGCGGAGAACGCCCCTGTGGCCCGCTGTTCGTTCGGCGTTTCGGGCAACGTCTTCGACATGATCTTCGCCGAGCGTGAAGCCGTGCTCACCGCACGCCTGCGCTCGACGACCGGGCACAGTGCCGACCCGGAACAGTTGCAGCAGCTGCTCGACCGCATACAGGATACGCTGCCCGGGCAGGAAATCCCGCCGGTCGCCATGCAGGAGGACATCCTCTACATCGCACAACCCGAACAGATGGCGTTGTACGGCGTGACCTACAACGACCTCATAGCCACGCTGCGCAATGCGCTCAACGAGAATACGCTCTTCACGGTCACTACGGGCGATGAATCGCTGCCGGTGGTGATCGGCAACGACCTGCGCAGTCTGGACGATCTGCTCGGCAATACGTTCATCCGCACCACCGAGGCCGAAATCCCGGTCGGCATCCTGATGCGCCAGACAATGACCCGCGACCTGAAGCACGTTGTGGCCGGAGCCGAGGGTAACTATTACCCGCTCGACCTCGCACCCCGGGCCAAGGATGTCCCGGCCGTCATCGGCGCGATCCGGGGCTGTGTGGCGGAAGACGAACATTTCGAGGTGAGCTTCAGCGGCAGCTATTTCTCGAACCGCGGCATGGTGGGGCAGCTCATCGGGGTGCTTGCCGTGGCCCTGCTGCTGCTTTTCTTCATCCTGGCTGCACAGTTCGAATCGCTCGTCCAGCCATGGATCATCCTCTCGGAAATCGTCATCGACCTTTTCGGGGCACTCGTCGTCCTCTGGGTATTCGGGCAGACGCTCAACCTGATGTCGATGATCGGGCTGATCGTGGTCTGCGGCATCGTGATCAACGACTCGATCCTCAAGATCGACACCATCAATACGCTGCGACGGGAGGGCATGGCGCTCAAACACGCCATCATGGAGGCCGGGCGGCGGCGCCTGAAAGCCATCGTCATGACCTCGCTCACGACGATCCTGGCCGTAGCGCCGTTCCTGTCCCACGGCGACATGGGTTCCGACCTACAGCTCCCGATGTCGCTGACCATCATCAGCGGCATGATTGTGGGTACGCTGGTGAGCGTATTCTTCATCCCGCTGGCCTATTACGAGATTTACAGACCCCGCCGATGA
- a CDS encoding O-antigen ligase family protein — translation MIRRPHPFLRCLLAFLLAAACWFLLVPALDMPVQELHGNILPSLRATAALTALAACYCLCYRPRLYVNRTDIYAVLYLGWVTAGRFLWPGLASAVRYDELLQAAMIYVALRIVFTAERRTTTLLLLLLCLLGIYEAWVGIRQIYGFAQSNHGLFKITGTLFNPGPYAGFIAPVFVCAAACVARYRFAERALRTWGSLRRLRSGVLLWGVAPYLLGWGVAPYLLGWGAALMTVVVLPASMSRAALIAVAAGCGAFAFREWNVRDRFRRISRAHPLRVGVLSGLAVLLLAGIGAGAYHIKRPSAEGRLLMWKIDTRIMLRHPLCGAGIGNFAGAFGEEQARYFASEERSKAETQVAGCPEAGFNEFLQTGAETGAVGLVLLLLITGSAIVSQLRRGAPFGYGLLAAAVFACFSYPWDVLPLRLLFVVLLAGTCSKRVVPIPGRGHVVVLLALAGCLVCWTGLYSRYARRVEARRQWSEVRVWPNSGRYDYLVEDGPRHHDALQGDFRFLYDYGYALHKTGDYRQSNEILCEGMRISSDPMFWNIAGRNYEMLGDVAAAEEAYLHAHHMIPDRVYPLYLLAKLYLADGQTEKAYAAARRVVAHKPKVESVQTREMQAELLKLFGMSPADEIRE, via the coding sequence ATGATACGGCGCCCCCATCCGTTCCTGCGTTGTCTGCTGGCGTTTCTGTTGGCGGCCGCCTGCTGGTTCCTGCTCGTCCCGGCGCTCGACATGCCCGTACAGGAGTTGCACGGAAATATCCTCCCGTCCCTGCGGGCAACCGCGGCCCTGACGGCCCTGGCGGCCTGCTACTGTCTGTGCTACCGGCCTCGTCTGTATGTGAACCGTACGGATATATATGCAGTCTTATACCTGGGTTGGGTCACGGCAGGCCGGTTCCTGTGGCCCGGGTTGGCTTCGGCGGTCAGGTATGACGAGCTGTTGCAGGCCGCGATGATCTATGTCGCCTTGCGGATTGTCTTTACGGCCGAACGGCGGACGACGACGCTCCTGCTCCTGCTATTGTGCCTGCTGGGCATCTACGAGGCATGGGTCGGCATACGCCAGATCTACGGATTCGCGCAGTCGAACCACGGACTGTTCAAAATAACCGGCACGCTTTTCAACCCGGGCCCCTATGCGGGGTTCATCGCCCCCGTATTCGTATGCGCCGCGGCTTGTGTCGCCAGATACCGGTTCGCCGAACGGGCATTGCGAACGTGGGGCTCGCTGCGGCGCCTGCGTTCGGGCGTCCTGCTGTGGGGCGTGGCGCCTTACCTGCTCGGCTGGGGCGTGGCGCCTTACCTGCTCGGCTGGGGCGCGGCGCTCATGACGGTCGTAGTCCTCCCGGCGTCGATGAGCAGGGCCGCGCTGATCGCCGTCGCCGCGGGCTGCGGGGCGTTCGCATTCCGGGAGTGGAATGTCAGGGATCGCTTCCGACGCATATCCCGTGCGCATCCATTGCGCGTGGGGGTGCTTTCGGGTCTGGCTGTACTGCTCCTTGCGGGCATCGGCGCCGGGGCATACCATATCAAGCGTCCTTCGGCCGAGGGACGCCTGCTGATGTGGAAAATCGATACGCGGATCATGCTCCGCCATCCGCTCTGCGGGGCCGGGATCGGAAATTTCGCAGGCGCATTCGGCGAAGAGCAGGCACGTTACTTCGCCTCGGAAGAGCGTTCGAAAGCCGAGACCCAGGTCGCCGGATGCCCCGAAGCGGGATTCAACGAATTCCTGCAGACCGGGGCGGAAACTGGGGCAGTAGGCCTTGTGTTGCTGTTGCTGATAACGGGAAGCGCAATCGTGAGCCAGCTCAGGCGCGGCGCGCCCTTCGGTTACGGGCTGCTGGCAGCGGCAGTTTTCGCCTGCTTCTCCTATCCGTGGGACGTGTTGCCATTGCGGCTGCTGTTCGTCGTATTGCTTGCCGGGACGTGCTCGAAACGGGTTGTCCCGATCCCCGGGCGGGGGCATGTCGTCGTGTTGCTGGCACTTGCGGGATGTCTCGTATGCTGGACGGGATTGTACAGCCGCTATGCCCGCCGTGTGGAAGCCCGGCGGCAATGGAGCGAGGTTCGCGTCTGGCCGAATTCAGGGAGGTACGACTACCTGGTCGAAGACGGGCCCCGTCACCATGACGCCCTGCAGGGCGACTTCCGGTTTTTATACGACTATGGCTATGCGCTGCACAAAACGGGCGACTACCGGCAGAGCAACGAAATTCTCTGCGAGGGCATGCGGATCAGCAGCGACCCGATGTTCTGGAATATCGCGGGGCGGAATTACGAAATGCTGGGGGATGTCGCGGCAGCCGAGGAAGCTTACCTGCATGCGCACCATATGATTCCGGATCGGGTTTATCCGCTCTATCTGCTTGCCAAACTCTACCTCGCAGACGGACAGACGGAAAAGGCATACGCCGCGGCACGCCGGGTCGTTGCGCATAAGCCCAAGGTCGAATCGGTGCAAACACGGGAGATGCAGGCAGAGCTGCTCAAATTGTTCGGCATGTCCCCTGCGGACGAAATACGGGAGTAA
- the rhaM gene encoding L-rhamnose mutarotase gives MRSKAFKMYLKPGMEEEYRRRHEKIWPELERQLRQEGIYDYSIFLDRDTNTLVGVQKNRGETGSQQMGANELVRRWWDYMADIIDVNPDNSPVSVDLPEVFYME, from the coding sequence ATGAGATCAAAAGCCTTTAAAATGTATCTGAAACCGGGCATGGAAGAGGAGTACCGCAGACGGCATGAAAAGATATGGCCGGAGCTGGAACGGCAGTTGAGGCAGGAAGGCATATACGACTATTCGATCTTCCTGGATCGGGACACCAACACGCTGGTAGGCGTGCAGAAGAACAGAGGGGAAACCGGATCCCAGCAGATGGGCGCCAACGAACTGGTGCGCAGGTGGTGGGATTATATGGCGGATATAATCGACGTCAACCCGGACAACTCGCCCGTCTCGGTCGATCTGCCGGAAGTATTTTACATGGAATAG
- a CDS encoding efflux RND transporter permease subunit → MNVPRPISPSRRGIPAFSVLLIMAALAVIGAAMLPMLNIQYTPSAAERRIDLYFSWPDASARLIEQSATSRIEGAMSTVAGCENVSSRSAKGYGNISVAFRKGTDMEAARFEVASAIRNLYAKLPQEISYPYISLAASGSRESETLVYTIKADLPSERIEEYVTAHVSTPLSQVEGVGRVVLSGVTPFEWVVTFDPKAMEAAGITATDLALAFRNYFRSDVVGMTTLPQADGSERSVVLKLRNRAGLDFGDIPVAHRNGRIYYLRDFATARWREALPASYFRINGLNTINLSVVGEPHTNILQVASSVKAEMQRLQASFPAELSATLTYDASQYVSGELHKIYLRTLLCVAILLLFVYLVSRDFRYLLIITVTLVVNILIAVVFYNLLRLDIHIYTLAGITVSLGIIIDTSIIMVDHYSYYRDRRVFVSILGALLTTIGALGIVWLLPEEQQANLTDFSLVIVVNLAVSLLIALLFVPSLLDKFPLRRSMTVSSVRRRRLIVRFSHGYGRFIAWGRRHRWIFIAALVWGFGIPTFLLPDKIAEGKDGKPSAWANAYNSVMGSQAVSEHRLQIDKVFGSSLHLFRTATNRYNNFRTPEQKRLYVNAGMAEGCTVQQLNEVVRHMENYISRFDQVDMFRTRITSYDNAQIEITFKPEFENGPFPAMLKQELTSAAINFGGATWYIRGIDDNSFNNNVVNNYRSNQFRLKGYNYDQLSAYADALIDSLSRNRRVSNPEIMDGNAWSLPHNEFNIRYDGERIAAAGLDVADYYGILSTMLFKERLSPVYTGEELQQVVLESGDRDRFDRWHVANAQVRLGSRQTKLSAVGSIEKQRTGVSIRRDRQSYQILVGYDFIGSYELGRRLIERTVKQFNEEILPIGFRADSPSSGFWQEEKQQQVWLILLVVAIIYSMCAVIFESLRKPVVIILMIPISFIGVFLTFGWSDFVFDQGGFAAFVLLCGIVVNAGIYLINEQNNWADVSHQHGIRLYLKAYNHKIIPIMLTIVSTVLGLVPFLYDGPEEVFWFAFAMAAISGTLFSIVALVVYLPIFLPMGRKTGNLS, encoded by the coding sequence ATGAACGTCCCGCGCCCCATATCCCCGTCGCGGAGAGGGATCCCCGCATTTTCGGTGCTGCTGATCATGGCGGCGCTGGCGGTCATCGGGGCGGCCATGCTGCCCATGCTCAATATCCAGTATACGCCGTCGGCAGCCGAGCGGAGGATCGACCTCTATTTCTCATGGCCGGATGCCTCGGCACGCCTGATCGAGCAGAGCGCCACCTCGCGTATCGAAGGCGCCATGTCGACCGTCGCGGGGTGCGAGAACGTCTCTTCCCGTTCGGCCAAAGGCTACGGCAACATCTCGGTCGCATTCCGCAAGGGAACGGATATGGAAGCCGCCCGCTTCGAGGTCGCATCGGCGATCCGGAATCTCTATGCCAAATTGCCGCAGGAAATCTCCTATCCCTATATTTCACTCGCCGCCTCCGGCAGCCGCGAATCCGAGACGCTGGTCTATACGATCAAGGCCGACCTGCCCTCCGAACGCATCGAAGAGTATGTGACGGCCCACGTCTCGACCCCGCTGTCGCAGGTCGAGGGGGTCGGGCGGGTCGTGTTGTCGGGTGTCACCCCCTTCGAATGGGTCGTCACGTTCGACCCCAAGGCAATGGAGGCCGCCGGGATCACGGCCACGGATCTCGCCCTGGCATTCCGGAATTATTTCCGCAGCGACGTGGTCGGGATGACGACGCTCCCGCAAGCCGACGGCAGCGAGCGGAGCGTCGTACTGAAGCTCCGCAACCGTGCCGGGCTCGACTTCGGGGATATTCCCGTCGCGCACCGCAACGGCCGCATCTACTACCTGCGCGATTTCGCCACTGCACGCTGGCGCGAAGCGCTCCCGGCGAGCTATTTCCGCATCAACGGCCTCAATACGATCAACCTCTCGGTGGTCGGCGAGCCTCACACGAACATCCTTCAGGTCGCCTCTTCGGTCAAGGCGGAGATGCAGCGCCTTCAAGCCTCCTTCCCGGCCGAACTGTCCGCGACGCTGACCTACGACGCTTCGCAGTACGTCTCGGGGGAACTGCATAAAATCTACCTCCGCACGCTGCTCTGCGTAGCCATCCTGCTGTTGTTCGTCTATCTGGTCAGCCGGGATTTCCGCTACCTGCTGATCATCACGGTAACGCTCGTGGTCAATATCCTGATCGCCGTGGTTTTCTATAACCTGCTCCGGCTGGACATCCATATCTATACGCTCGCCGGGATTACAGTCTCGCTGGGTATCATCATCGACACGTCGATCATCATGGTCGACCATTACAGCTACTACCGCGACCGCCGGGTATTCGTCTCCATCCTCGGAGCGCTGCTGACGACAATCGGCGCGTTGGGAATCGTCTGGCTGCTGCCCGAAGAGCAGCAGGCCAACCTGACTGACTTTTCACTGGTGATCGTCGTCAACCTGGCCGTATCCCTGCTCATCGCGCTGCTGTTCGTGCCGTCGTTGCTCGATAAATTTCCGCTGAGGCGCAGCATGACGGTGTCGTCCGTGCGCCGGCGAAGGCTCATCGTGCGGTTTTCACACGGGTATGGGCGGTTCATCGCCTGGGGGCGCAGGCACCGCTGGATCTTCATCGCGGCACTGGTCTGGGGGTTCGGCATCCCGACATTCCTGCTGCCGGACAAGATCGCCGAAGGCAAGGACGGGAAGCCCTCGGCATGGGCCAACGCCTACAACAGCGTCATGGGAAGCCAGGCTGTCTCCGAGCACCGGCTCCAGATCGACAAAGTCTTCGGGTCGTCGCTGCACCTGTTCCGCACCGCGACCAACCGGTACAATAATTTCCGCACGCCGGAACAAAAACGCCTTTATGTCAACGCGGGAATGGCCGAAGGGTGTACCGTCCAGCAGCTCAACGAGGTTGTGCGGCATATGGAAAACTACATCAGCCGTTTCGACCAGGTCGACATGTTCCGCACGCGCATTACCTCCTACGACAATGCGCAAATCGAGATCACGTTCAAACCCGAATTCGAAAACGGCCCGTTCCCGGCGATGCTCAAACAGGAGCTCACCTCCGCGGCGATCAATTTCGGCGGTGCGACCTGGTACATCCGGGGCATCGACGACAACTCGTTCAACAACAACGTCGTCAACAACTACCGCTCGAACCAGTTTCGGCTCAAAGGCTACAATTACGACCAGCTGTCGGCCTATGCCGATGCCCTGATCGACTCCCTGTCCCGCAACCGCCGCGTCTCCAACCCCGAAATAATGGACGGTAACGCCTGGTCGCTGCCCCACAACGAATTCAACATCCGCTACGACGGCGAGCGAATCGCCGCCGCAGGGCTCGATGTGGCCGACTATTACGGGATTCTCAGCACGATGCTCTTCAAAGAGCGGCTGTCGCCGGTTTATACCGGCGAGGAACTCCAGCAGGTCGTGCTCGAATCGGGCGACCGCGACCGCTTCGACCGCTGGCATGTGGCCAATGCCCAGGTGCGCCTCGGCTCGCGGCAAACGAAGCTCTCGGCAGTCGGTTCCATCGAAAAACAGCGTACGGGCGTCTCCATCCGCCGCGACAGGCAGTCGTACCAGATATTGGTCGGGTACGATTTCATCGGCTCGTACGAACTGGGGCGACGGCTGATCGAACGTACCGTCAAGCAATTCAACGAGGAGATCCTGCCCATCGGGTTCCGGGCCGACTCGCCGTCGTCCGGATTCTGGCAGGAGGAGAAACAACAGCAGGTGTGGCTCATCCTGCTGGTCGTGGCGATAATATACAGCATGTGCGCCGTCATCTTCGAATCCCTGCGCAAACCCGTCGTAATCATCCTGATGATCCCCATCTCGTTCATCGGGGTGTTCCTCACGTTCGGCTGGTCGGATTTCGTCTTCGACCAGGGCGGGTTCGCCGCTTTCGTCCTCTTGTGCGGCATTGTCGTCAACGCCGGCATCTACCTGATCAACGAGCAGAACAACTGGGCCGATGTTTCGCACCAGCACGGGATCCGGCTCTACCTGAAGGCGTATAACCACAAGATCATTCCCATCATGCTCACCATCGTGTCGACCGTGCTGGGCTTGGTGCCCTTCCTGTACGACGGCCCCGAGGAGGTTTTCTGGTTCGCATTCGCCATGGCCGCCATCAGCGGGACGTTGTTCTCGATCGTAGCGCTGGTCGTCTATCTGCCGATCTTCCTGCCGATGGGTCGTAAAACCGGCAACCTGTCATGA
- a CDS encoding AraC family transcriptional regulator, whose translation MDNYQLIYISKGRGWYHESPEKRVEIKGGTMLIIPPYTWHSYYPDKKSGWQEYWIGFRGAHIDSRYNNGFFVRNKVIHPIGFREHIIDRYKEALEIAFKEKTGCQQVLASIANSILAYVIYYDSNDYSSNDAVAEKIDQARSIMRENMLTDITPEQVADKINMSYSWFRKTFKEYTNVSPAHYITQLKLQKAKLMLLNSPLSIKEIAFYLKYEDAAYFSAIFRKYVGCPPSEYRVACCDVPSGSE comes from the coding sequence TTGGACAATTACCAACTGATTTACATATCGAAAGGGCGGGGCTGGTACCACGAGTCGCCGGAAAAGCGCGTCGAGATCAAAGGCGGAACCATGCTCATCATTCCGCCCTATACGTGGCACAGCTATTACCCCGACAAGAAGAGCGGCTGGCAGGAATATTGGATCGGTTTCCGCGGGGCGCATATCGACAGCCGTTATAACAACGGCTTTTTCGTCCGTAACAAGGTCATCCATCCTATCGGTTTCCGGGAGCACATTATCGACCGGTATAAGGAGGCGCTGGAGATCGCCTTCAAGGAAAAGACCGGCTGCCAGCAGGTGCTGGCGTCGATTGCGAACAGTATCCTGGCCTACGTGATCTACTACGACAGCAACGATTACTCTTCCAACGATGCGGTGGCCGAGAAAATCGACCAGGCCCGCAGCATTATGCGCGAGAATATGCTGACCGACATCACGCCCGAGCAGGTGGCCGACAAGATCAACATGAGTTATTCGTGGTTTCGCAAGACATTCAAGGAGTATACCAACGTCTCGCCTGCGCATTATATCACCCAGCTGAAGCTGCAAAAGGCAAAGTTGATGTTACTGAACTCACCCCTGAGCATCAAGGAGATCGCGTTTTACCTCAAGTACGAGGATGCGGCCTATTTTTCAGCGATCTTCAGGAAATACGTCGGATGCCCGCCGTCCGAATACCGGGTCGCGTGCTGCGACGTGCCGTCCGGCTCCGAGTAA
- the lepB gene encoding signal peptidase I: MRRVFNYIFWISASACMLFAGWLLLRIFICDQFVVPSESMMPTLLPGDRILVNKLLAGSRIYSKLEFRQGVPLRSFRIPGLRGVHVNDVVVFNAPHGYDRDRIEFRINYVYAKRCVGTPGDSIAIRNGYFCNNRYKGIIGDAGEQGRLAAMPDSSLPPNVLRAFPFDDRRYGWTIKNMGPLYIPRAGDRIELDSLNYELYRLVVEYETGGELTCDGNLPRLNGEAVSTYEFRKNYYFFCGDNVVNSKDCRYLGFVPEDFVIGIARRITYSKNPFGTKLKSRCWKRII; the protein is encoded by the coding sequence ATGCGACGGGTTTTCAACTATATCTTTTGGATATCCGCAAGCGCCTGCATGCTTTTCGCGGGATGGCTGCTCCTGCGGATTTTCATCTGCGACCAGTTCGTCGTCCCGTCGGAATCGATGATGCCGACCTTGTTGCCCGGGGATCGGATCCTGGTCAATAAACTGCTCGCCGGGAGCCGCATTTACAGCAAACTCGAGTTCCGGCAGGGTGTTCCGCTCCGTTCGTTCCGCATACCCGGCCTCAGAGGGGTGCATGTCAATGACGTGGTGGTCTTCAATGCCCCGCACGGGTACGACCGGGATCGCATAGAGTTCCGGATCAACTATGTCTATGCCAAACGTTGTGTCGGGACACCCGGCGACAGCATTGCCATCCGGAACGGGTATTTTTGCAATAATCGCTACAAGGGGATTATCGGCGATGCCGGAGAACAGGGACGGCTGGCTGCGATGCCGGATTCGTCGTTACCGCCCAATGTACTGCGCGCCTTCCCTTTCGATGACCGGCGCTACGGGTGGACGATCAAAAATATGGGACCTCTATATATTCCCCGTGCCGGCGACAGGATCGAACTCGACTCACTGAACTATGAGCTGTACCGACTTGTCGTGGAATATGAAACAGGCGGGGAGCTGACCTGCGACGGGAACCTCCCGCGGCTCAACGGCGAAGCGGTCTCGACATACGAATTCCGGAAAAACTATTATTTCTTCTGCGGCGACAATGTAGTCAATTCTAAGGATTGCCGCTATTTAGGGTTCGTTCCGGAAGATTTCGTCATAGGTATCGCCAGGCGTATTACATACTCCAAAAATCCGTTCGGGACAAAGCTCAAAAGTCGGTGTTGGAAAAGAATCATATGA